A segment of the Aureliella helgolandensis genome:
CTGGAGTTACGTCCAGCGGCTTTTCCACAATCACATGCTTGCCTGCCCGAGCAGCGGCAATGCAGGGTTCCATGTGCGCCCCGCTGGGGGAACAAATGGTAACGATGTCGAGGTCCTCACGAGCGAGCATCGCATCGAGATCGGTGTAGACGTCTCCGCCGAACTCAGCCGACAAGGCTTCCGCCTTGGGCGCCGTCCGATTGTAGCAAGCGACCAACTTAGCTCCTGGGATATCTGCGATGGCCCGAGCGTGAAAGTTAGCGATCATCCCACATCCGATTATTCCAAAGCCCTTGGGCATCATTCTCTCCTGATTAACTGAGTCCTGGTGGCATGGCTAAAAAGCATTCCGCCACGTGAAAGCTTATCGATCCCGCAATGCGCCACACCATCGCTCGTTGGTACGGTCAGCTGTGGCGTAGCGGCTGGTCGACATTGTAACTCGCCATATAACGACGGTTTGAAAACGGTTGGTTGAAATAGTCCCCCGCCGCCTGACGGGCTGTTAAAATCCTACCCCGCTGCGTGAGCAAGGACAGGTGGTTCCCCCTACAGGGCAATTACGGACGCTACCGTCGCAGTAAACTTGCTAGCGCTCTCAACGCGGCAGCCGCGTGAGGATCCGGATAGTGCCTGCAGCAACACGCTTTTGGGGAGCACTTCCCTCCGGATAAAACTGGAAACGCGCTGACACCCACCAGTCGGCAGCTAAGACAGCTCGGTTGCTGCGGCATTGCGATTCGCAAATGTGATTTGGAAGATGATGCTAGCGTGGCAATGGAATAGGGAATCGAGGTTACCCCGCCATCATGATTCCGCGTAGTCGCTGCCCACTCCGTCGGAATGCAACTGGAACGAGCGGCTCCAGGAGACCATCAGTGGCGCGTGGCAAGCCCAATTCGACTCGTCCTAACACCGGCGGTGTATTGAACTCACTGTCCGATCCGGGGCGACGCGTAAATAAAATCTTAAACGCACATGGCCTAATGAGCGTCACAGAGTCCCAGTGGCATTTCATCCTTGGGATCCACGACACACAAAGCTCGCTTACCGGTGAAAATATGGTACAAGGGCTCGCCCACCAATTCGGCACGCCACCCCCTGAGCAACTGCGGAAACTCCTCGTCCGATTCGGTCAGCCGGGCACCGTCTAACCAGTACCCCGCTAAACGCCCCACGTCGTCGCTCGTTCCCACAATCGCAGGTGCAATATTGTTGGTCCGACAAAGATAGGACATGGCTGCCGTCAAGAATTGCTGCAAAAGAGCCGGGGGCCGAGCGCGCTTGCTTTGACCAATCCAGGGTGCAACCGGAGCCGGTAGTTTGGCACCACGCGTGACGCAATCTGCGATCTCGGGAAGAAAGCGTTGAAATCCACTGTGATGCAACCCGCGAATGTGCGCAATCTTGGCCGGGTCCGACGATCCCCGCTTGGCGAGCTCCACAATCAAATCATCGCGCAACACACGCCGCGCTGGCATGTCTTTCAATTGCGCACGCTGGTCGCGCCACAACCACAATTCACGCACAATGGACAATTGCTTACCATGCAGCGATTGGATCCCTGACAGCTTGAACCACCCCTCTTGCTCCTGCGTCTGGATCAAGTTGTCCTGACGCCTCGCCAATTCATCTTCCAACCATCGCAGCCTCCCAGCCGCAATCAACTGTTCTGTCAAAGCATCGTACAGAAGTGGTAAATGCAGCACATCCAAAGCGGCATATTCGAGTTGTGCTCGCGTCAGGGGACGCTTACGCCAGTCTGTGCGGGTCTCCCCCTTGGGGACGTTTTCCCCCAGCAGACGGTGCAAGAGCTTGCCGTAAGATGCCGGGTATTCTCCCCCCATCAATCCAAGGGCAACCTGCACGTCGAATAGTTTAGGAACGGCCATGCCTGTGGCGCGGTGCGCAAACAGAATTTCCTCGCGTCCAGCATGCACGATCACCGTGCGAGCCGGGTCGAGCAAGGCTTGCCACACGGAGGAGATATCATCGATCGTCTTCGGATCGACGATAAAAACGGCCTCCCGTGTCGAGACCTGCAATAGACAGAGATCGGGACGGTAGCAATCCTCAGCAACAAACTCGGTGTCGATGCCAACTAGATCTACCGCAGTTATCGCATCCACTACCGACTGAAGCTGATCATTTTCGTTTATAAGCGTATAATTCACGCGAGAGTACAGCCAATTACTTTAATGCCAAGCGCTAGCGATTCCTTGGGAATTGCCTACGCACGATACCGATGAGCTCAACGACCATCAATGACGCGCTCCCAGCGCTAATATAAACTCCGCCCCCCTCAACAGCAGGGGAGCAACGAGCTCGACTCGTTCCAATAGGCGATCGTCGCCTAAGAATCGTTAGTCGACTGGTTTGTTGGCTATCTATTGCCAAATTTCATGCTATCAATTGCAAACCAGGCCTCCTATTAAACCCGCACCATGGGTTACTGCCAAGCTACCCTAATCCCAACTCCTGATGTTCCCTATGGCAGACACCAGTTCCAATCACCTTCCCGGTCGTTCATTATTTAGTGGTCGCTGGGCGGCTGATGCTCTTCCGCGACTCTTAGTCAGCGTGCGAGACGCCAGCGAAGCCCGCATGGCTCGCCGAGCAGGCGTGGATTGGATCGACCTCAAAAACCCTGACAGTGGATCGCTTGGAGCACCCGAACTAGCCACATCCCAAGCGGTGGCACAGGAACTTGCCGATTTCCCCTGCCGCAGCATCGCTTTGGGGGAGTTGGCCGATTTGGATCTCGCGGCGAGCCACTCCTCCGCCAATGTCCGTGAAATGGCGGAAGGTTTTCCGATCGCCAAAGTCGGTCTTGCGCGGCTTGGGCAGTCTACGGCGTGGCAAACTGCCTTCCGCGCATTGGCCCGCCTACTTACTCCGGAAACGGCACTAGTCCCGGTGATTTACGCAGATTATCAAGCGTGTGATTCGCCGAGTCCCAAGGCGGTCCTGGAGCTCATTGCAGAGATCCAGGCCCCTTACCTGTTGATCGATACGTTTCACAAGGCAGGACAAACCGTTTTCGATTCCTTGGGGCGGTCCGAACTCCTGGAAATCGTCCAACAGGCATCCGCCAGCGATTGCCACACGGTTCTCGCCGGTTCGCTGCAGACCCCGGACCACGCCACCTACCAAATGCTGTCAATTTCCGCAGTGGCCGTTCGTGGCGCCGTCTGTCACACAGATCGCCGAAGTGCCCTGTGCGAAAAGAAATTGAATCTTTGGGTCAGCGAGTTTGCATCCGCGTAGCAGCGGGTTGGCGAAAGCGATAGAATACAGCCAGAGGCTTTGCTATTCTTAGTACAACTCCTTGGAAACCCGGCTCACCATGTCCTCCAGCCCACCACGCGAACCACTCTCCGCCCTGATTCGCCAAGACACCAAAGTTGTCGGAGCAATCTGCTTGCCGGAAGAAGACGTCCAAGAATTCATCGACCAATTCAACAACTGCTATGGCCCGATGCGAATGTGTATCGAGCGCCCAAAATTTGGTCCCAAAGCACCAGCGGTGTTGATCCCAGTTGGAGCCAACTTCCGCAAGCCACTGCGAGCCCCGATCGCGTCCGTTCGACACACGTTCGAAATCCGCACACAGCCCGAAGCGTAACCGCTTGTGCAAACAGTTCCGCCGCCGCTGATTGAAATAGCAAACTGCTGCGTCAGAGATTATTAATCGAGTTGCAGTCTCAATTCCAATGCGAAACTCGCATCCCAAGTCGAAACGCAGCAGTGTCCAATCCAGCCTTGCCCGCCGGCGGCAAACACTATCAGCCAGCCGGTGCCTAAGAACAGGTGGCTGCCGCTCAACGCAAGTTCGGGGCACTGCCACCTGGCTGAAATTCAAACTGCCCTTCAGTCCACAAGCCGCTCGACGCGGATCACGGCAAAGGGATGTCTCTGAGCTGATACTGCACGGTTTGCTGCGTAATTGCTGCTGGTGATTCATAAACCAATCGGTAATCATCTGGGTCGCCGTTGATCTGAAACAGGTAGGCGATCCCCGCAGCATTCGGTTGCGTGGCATAGGTTTGCAGGCCGACATTCTCCTGGCGTTGCTCATTGGCGTCCAATAAATACGCTTCGTTGGACATGATCCATCCACGAAAGGAGTCGAGCGCACCTTGAGAGTCCCCGAACTGCACCATCAGGCGCATTTCGTGGACGGCACCATTGCGGCGTGCGCCTTCGAGGGTCACCGTTACGTCGCCGAACTTCTCGGTTTGCCGCGTTCCATTGGCAAAGTTTTTAAAGATGTACTGATGCCTTTCTCCTGGAACGGCCATGACAAACTCACCTTGCACATTCGACAGGCTTCGTTCCGATCGAGGCGGGCGCTGCAACTGCACATCCACTTGCGTCGAACAGCCACCGAGGTTGAGTGAAAACTCTGGTGCGGCTGCTGGATTGGCGGCCTGCAATTCGGTGGCCTCGCCGGCCGTCCCCTGCAAGGACTTCCTTGGCACCCGCATAAAAATGGGCTTCAGCCGCGGCTCCCAACTCACCAGAAACGAAAATTCCAACATGCCGTCTGCCCCTCCCCCCAGCGGAAGAGAAGTGCGTGTGGAAAGAGCATCGATACGGAATGGCCCAGTTTGAAAGGGCTGGACACGAACTCCGGAATCCTCCGAATCCTCAGCCTCCAGATTGCCACGCACCCCCAGAACCAACAGGTCTTCGGTCGTGCTGAAAGAACGGATTCTCAGTTTGGCTTGCTGCATCACCTGCTCGACGGCTTCCCAGAACGTAACACCGTCACACGTCAACTCTACCTGCCGCCCCTCTCCCTCTCCTTGGAGTTCGATCGGATTTTGGGTCTGCTCTGAAATCTGCTTCAACGCGTCCCCCACACTGTATGCCCCACGAAGTGTTACCCGTGAAGCTTTGAAGAACGATTCAACTTCGACGCCCTGCAACGC
Coding sequences within it:
- a CDS encoding ribonuclease D, which produces MNYTLINENDQLQSVVDAITAVDLVGIDTEFVAEDCYRPDLCLLQVSTREAVFIVDPKTIDDISSVWQALLDPARTVIVHAGREEILFAHRATGMAVPKLFDVQVALGLMGGEYPASYGKLLHRLLGENVPKGETRTDWRKRPLTRAQLEYAALDVLHLPLLYDALTEQLIAAGRLRWLEDELARRQDNLIQTQEQEGWFKLSGIQSLHGKQLSIVRELWLWRDQRAQLKDMPARRVLRDDLIVELAKRGSSDPAKIAHIRGLHHSGFQRFLPEIADCVTRGAKLPAPVAPWIGQSKRARPPALLQQFLTAAMSYLCRTNNIAPAIVGTSDDVGRLAGYWLDGARLTESDEEFPQLLRGWRAELVGEPLYHIFTGKRALCVVDPKDEMPLGLCDAH
- a CDS encoding (5-formylfuran-3-yl)methyl phosphate synthase, which produces MADTSSNHLPGRSLFSGRWAADALPRLLVSVRDASEARMARRAGVDWIDLKNPDSGSLGAPELATSQAVAQELADFPCRSIALGELADLDLAASHSSANVREMAEGFPIAKVGLARLGQSTAWQTAFRALARLLTPETALVPVIYADYQACDSPSPKAVLELIAEIQAPYLLIDTFHKAGQTVFDSLGRSELLEIVQQASASDCHTVLAGSLQTPDHATYQMLSISAVAVRGAVCHTDRRSALCEKKLNLWVSEFASA